In Lates calcarifer isolate ASB-BC8 linkage group LG21, TLL_Latcal_v3, whole genome shotgun sequence, a single window of DNA contains:
- the LOC108889000 gene encoding scavenger receptor cysteine-rich type 1 protein M130 isoform X1, producing MDHTALMVLLSVWSSGLLAEDSRGSTVTPDDVRLAGGSNHCSGRLEMRHQGDWTPVDGQNYYLTSAAAVCRQLHCGSVVSVRRTWRPFDYSAPFFLNLPTFQLRESEPERSFNLDITCSESVRLVNGANQCSGRLEVKSNQSWSLVCEDDFDLQDAEVVCREVGCGAPSVLQGALYGEVEAPMWTREFQCAGNESLLLDCDSSGPARKSCSSGKAVGLTCSDPDDVRLVGGDGHCTGKLELKHHGAWKAVANLDYLWDPEVATLICARLDCGSSVSAGRIRESTKQSVWWIDSSCVQSKRILRDCVTIMNRLSASVLEITCSESVRLVNGVSRCSGRLEVKSNQSWSSVCEDDFDLQDAEVVCRELGCGSPSVLQGALYGKVEAPMWTREFQCDGNESLLLDCDSSGPARKTCSSGKAVGLTCSDPHDVRLVGEPSRCAGTLVMKNKGEWRPVA from the exons ATGGATCACACAGCACTGATGGTCTTACTGTCTGTCTGGAGCTCAG GGCTCTTGGCTGAAGATTCACGTGGTTCAACAG tGACGCCTGACGATGTCAGGTTGGCAGGAGGATCCAACCACTGCTCAGGTAGACTGGAGATGAGACACCAGGGGGACTGGACTCCAGTGGATGGCCAGAACTATTACCTgacatcagcagctgcagtgtgcaGGCAGCTGCACTGTGGCTCTGTGGTTTCCGTACGAAGAACATGGCGTCCTTTTGATTATTCTgctcccttttttttaaacctgccCACTTTCCAGCTTCGTGAATCGGAACCAGAAAGGTCCTTCAACCTGGATATCACATGTTCAG AGTCTGTCCGGCTGGTGAATGGGGCCAATCAATGTTCAGGCAGACTGGAGGTGAAGTCCAACCAGTCGTGGTCCTTGGTGTGTGAGGATGACTTTGACCTGCAGGATGCAGAGGTGGTCTGCAGGGAGGTTGGCTGTGGGGCTCCTTCAGTCCTCCAGGGGGCGCTGTATGGAGAAGTGGAGGCTCCAATGTGGACCAGAGAGTTCCAGTGTGCAGGCAACGAGTCTCTTCTCCTGGACTGTGACAGCTCAGGACCTGCTAGAAAATCCTGCTCATCTGGCAAAGCAGTTGgactcacctgctcag ACCCTGACGATGTCAGACTAGTGGGAGGGGATGGCCACTGCACTGGTAAACTGGAGCTGAAACACCACGGAGCCTGGAAAGCAGTGGCTAACCTCGACTACCTCTGGGACCCGGAGGTGGCAACGTTAATATGTGCACGGCTGGACTGTGGCTCCTCGGTGTCAGCAGGAAGGATACGAGAATCTACTAAACAATCTGTGTGGTGGATCGACTCGTCCTGTGTTCAGTCTAAACGTATACTGAGGGACTGTGTGACCATAATGAATAGGTTGAGTGCTTCTGTCCTGGAAATCACCTGCTCAG AGTCTGTCCGGCTGGTGAATGGCGTCAGTCGATGTTCAGGCAGACTGGAGGTGAAGTCCAACCAGTCGTGGTCCTCGGTGTGTGAGGATGACTTTGACCTGCAGGATGCAGAGGTGGTCTGCAGGGAGCTTGGCTGTGGGTCTCCTTCAGTCCTCCAGGGGGCGCTGTATGGCAAAGTGGAGGCTCCAATGTGGACCAGAGAGTTCCAGTGTGACGGCAACGAGTCTCTTCTCCTGGACTGTGACAGCTCAGGGCCTGCTAGAAAAACCTGCTCCTCTGGCAAAGCAGTTGgactcacctgctcag ATCCACATGATGTCAGGTTGGTGGGAGAGCCAAGCCGCTGCGCCGGTACACTGGTGATGAAAAACAAGGGCGAGTGGAGACCAGTGGCATGA
- the LOC108889000 gene encoding scavenger receptor cysteine-rich type 1 protein M130 isoform X2 — protein sequence MDHTALMVLLSVWSSGLLAEDSRGSTVTPDDVRLAGGSNHCSGRLEMRHQGDWTPVDGQNYYLTSAAAVCRQLHCGSVVSVRRTWRPFDYSAPFFLNLPTFQLRESEPERSFNLDITCSESVRLVNGANQCSGRLEVKSNQSWSLVCEDDFDLQDAEVVCREVGCGAPSVLQGALYGEVEAPMWTREFQCAGNESLLLDCDSSGPARKSCSSGKAVGLTCSDPDDVRLVGGDGHCTGKLELKHHGAWKAVANLDYLWDPEVATLICARLDCGSSVSAGRIRESTKQSVWWIDSSCVQSKRILRDCVTIMNRLSASVLEITCSESVRLVNGVSRCSGRLEVKSNQSWSSVCEDDFDLQDAEVVCRELGCGSPSVLQGALYGKVEAPMWTREFQCDGNESLLLDCDSSGPARKTCSSGKAVGLTCSAQIHMMSGWWESQAAAPVHW from the exons ATGGATCACACAGCACTGATGGTCTTACTGTCTGTCTGGAGCTCAG GGCTCTTGGCTGAAGATTCACGTGGTTCAACAG tGACGCCTGACGATGTCAGGTTGGCAGGAGGATCCAACCACTGCTCAGGTAGACTGGAGATGAGACACCAGGGGGACTGGACTCCAGTGGATGGCCAGAACTATTACCTgacatcagcagctgcagtgtgcaGGCAGCTGCACTGTGGCTCTGTGGTTTCCGTACGAAGAACATGGCGTCCTTTTGATTATTCTgctcccttttttttaaacctgccCACTTTCCAGCTTCGTGAATCGGAACCAGAAAGGTCCTTCAACCTGGATATCACATGTTCAG AGTCTGTCCGGCTGGTGAATGGGGCCAATCAATGTTCAGGCAGACTGGAGGTGAAGTCCAACCAGTCGTGGTCCTTGGTGTGTGAGGATGACTTTGACCTGCAGGATGCAGAGGTGGTCTGCAGGGAGGTTGGCTGTGGGGCTCCTTCAGTCCTCCAGGGGGCGCTGTATGGAGAAGTGGAGGCTCCAATGTGGACCAGAGAGTTCCAGTGTGCAGGCAACGAGTCTCTTCTCCTGGACTGTGACAGCTCAGGACCTGCTAGAAAATCCTGCTCATCTGGCAAAGCAGTTGgactcacctgctcag ACCCTGACGATGTCAGACTAGTGGGAGGGGATGGCCACTGCACTGGTAAACTGGAGCTGAAACACCACGGAGCCTGGAAAGCAGTGGCTAACCTCGACTACCTCTGGGACCCGGAGGTGGCAACGTTAATATGTGCACGGCTGGACTGTGGCTCCTCGGTGTCAGCAGGAAGGATACGAGAATCTACTAAACAATCTGTGTGGTGGATCGACTCGTCCTGTGTTCAGTCTAAACGTATACTGAGGGACTGTGTGACCATAATGAATAGGTTGAGTGCTTCTGTCCTGGAAATCACCTGCTCAG AGTCTGTCCGGCTGGTGAATGGCGTCAGTCGATGTTCAGGCAGACTGGAGGTGAAGTCCAACCAGTCGTGGTCCTCGGTGTGTGAGGATGACTTTGACCTGCAGGATGCAGAGGTGGTCTGCAGGGAGCTTGGCTGTGGGTCTCCTTCAGTCCTCCAGGGGGCGCTGTATGGCAAAGTGGAGGCTCCAATGTGGACCAGAGAGTTCCAGTGTGACGGCAACGAGTCTCTTCTCCTGGACTGTGACAGCTCAGGGCCTGCTAGAAAAACCTGCTCCTCTGGCAAAGCAGTTGgactcacctgctcag CACAGATCCACATGATGTCAGGTTGGTGGGAGAGCCAAGCCGCTGCGCCGGTACACTGGTGA